Genomic DNA from Desulfurellaceae bacterium:
TACACGTGGCGGCGGCGAGCAGTAGCTCGCCGGCGGTGATTAGCCTGCTGCTCGACTGGGGGGCGGTGTTGGAGGCGCGAGACAAGATTGGCGGGACGCCCTTACACTGGGCGTCCCGGAGATCTACGCCGGCGGTGATTGGTCTGCTGCTCGACCGGGGGGCGGCGTTGGAGGCGCGGACTGAGACCGGCAGGACGCCCTTACACTGGGCGGCGGCGCAGAACCCCGCGCCGGCGGTGATTGGTCTGCTGCTCGACCGGGGGGCCGATGCCAAACGTCGCACCGCAGCCGGCAAGCTGCCCGTCGATCTTGCGGCCAAGAATGTGGCCCTCACGGGTACCGCTGCGTACAGGCGGCTGCATGAGGCCAGTTTTGAGGCCCGTCCGTAGCGGCTGTCCCAAGCTTGACACATTGCCTGTTACCAGACCCAGCAGGCCGAGCGGCCGAGACGCAGTGTAGAAAAATCAGGAACTTAGCGCGGTCCGCCGTCTTCAATACGCAGCTCCACCGTTTCCGGGTCGGTGCGGAGCAACGCGTAGGCGGACTCGAATTTCGCGGGGCCAGTGACTTGGGAAAGCTCTGCAATACTGGCCAGCGCGATCAGGTCGGCCAGCCCGTGGCCATACAGGCGGCTGGGTTGGCGGCAGGTGTCCAGCTCGAAGGACGCCGCTGGGAGCGCCGCTTTGAGTACGTCTACGAGGGCCCCGGCCAACAGGAGCTGCCGTTCCGCAATGGCGGCCCGCT
This window encodes:
- a CDS encoding ankyrin repeat domain-containing protein is translated as MAPHWKPFLLIGSPPGLRRFLTRLLCVLCLMAVCARPALGQSLLDAAWLAAATPAGVQALLDRGADLAARTEGGLTPLHVAAASSSSPAVISLLLDWGAVLEARDKIGGTPLHWASRRSTPAVIGLLLDRGAALEARTETGRTPLHWAAAQNPAPAVIGLLLDRGADAKRRTAAGKLPVDLAAKNVALTGTAAYRRLHEASFEARP